One Coffea arabica cultivar ET-39 chromosome 5c, Coffea Arabica ET-39 HiFi, whole genome shotgun sequence DNA window includes the following coding sequences:
- the LOC140007573 gene encoding uncharacterized protein — MDSILCDELLQEIFHRLPPSSSAAVSLVSKRWLRLLRSSTVALSLTFISTPLALPSLSSFLSHHPYLSSLSLSDSSSSSFSSSSHHLLQSIASSCPNLRHLRFLAEPVSGFSLLSLSNSCPHLSSLTITLSRPLCFQWLAPLRALKDLSVFITGSETELFSYNGFASVLDAELNLESLSLCGSRGVDYGLNFLWRNCKKLEKLKLKSCECVGDNASFSAFIKGLETLKEVELRTSRTVADGVLLKLAEGSVSLSSLLVYDGGSKEGLLQFISHSRADVQKLDLRLPLDLDNDHLIAVAENFRTLSSLRLQSCCLVTGEGLKTIGRALSEELEELALINCDVVEREPGLLTTLGQNLKRLRKLDLSYNELLLDKELSAMLVSSSNLKELKLRGCNRLTNMAMVSMARRCKQLETVDIMYCCRIEMEAVELFLSNSSHLRQLQVEESKLSVVAKKLVSKNCIEIVA, encoded by the coding sequence ATGGACAGCATTCTCTGCGATGAGCTCCTCCAAGAAATCTTTCACCGCCTCCCGCCGTCGTCATCAGCAGCAGTCTCTTTAGTCTCGAAGCGGTGGCTCCGTCTACTCCGCTCCTCCACCGTCGCTCTCTCTCTCACCTTCATCAGTACTCCCCTTGCccttccttctctctcctcTTTCCTCTCCCACCATCCCTATCTCTCTTCTCTGTCGCTCTCCgactcttcttcttcctccttctCCTCTTCCTCCCATCACCTCCTTCAGTCCATCGCCTCTTCTTGCCCCAACCTCCGTCACCTCCGCTTCCTGGCTGAGCCCGTTTCTGGGTTCTCTCTGCTTTCCCTTTCCAATTCTTGCCCTCATCTCTCTTCGCTTACCATCACTCTCTCCAGACCTCTCTGTTTCCAGTGGCTCGCACCTCTCCGCGCTCTTAAAGACCTTTCGGTCTTTATAACCGGAAGTGAAACCGAATTGTTCAGCTACAACGGCTTCGCTTCAGTTCTTGATGCTGAACTGAATTTAGAGTCTCTTTCCCTGTGTGGAAGTCGAGGGGTTGATTATGGCCTCAATTTTCTATGGAGGAATTGCAAGAAACTGGAGAAATTGAAGCTGAAAAGCTGTGAATGCGTGGGAGATAACGCGTCTTTTTCAGCATTTATCAAGGGATTAGAGACTCTCAAAGAAGTGGAATTGAGGACTTCTAGGACTGTAGCGGATGGGGTTTTATTAAAATTAGCAGAGGGCTCTGTTTCTTTAAGTTCTTTGCTGGTCTACGATGGCGGTAGTAAAGAGGGCTTGCTTCAATTCATTAGTCATAGCAGGGCTGACGTGCAGAAACTTGACTTGAGGTTGCCTCTTGATCTCGACAACGATCATTTGATAGCAGTGGCTGAGAATTTCCGGACCCTATCCAGTTTAAGATTGCAGAGTTGTTGTCTTGTTACTGGTGAAGGGCTAAAGACTATTGGCAGAGCTTTGAGTGAAGAGCTTGAGGAGCTGGCTTTGATAAATTGTGATGTGGTTGAAAGAGAACCTGGGTTGTTGACGACCTTGGGACAGAATTTGAAAAGGTTGAGGAAATTGGACTTGTCTTATAATGAATTGTTGCTTGATAAAGAGCTCTCAGCAATGTTGGTATCGTCTAGTAACCTGAAGGAGTTGAAGTTGAGGGGCTGTAATAGGTTGACTAATATGGCAATGGTCTCTATGGCTAGGAGGTGTAAGCAGTTGGAGACAGTTGATATAATGTATTGCTGTCGGATTGAAATGGAGGCGGTTGAGCTGTTTCTCTCGAATTCTTCTCATCTGAGACAGTTGCAGGTTGAGGAAAGCAAGCTTTCCGTTGTTGCCAAAAAATTGGTATCAAAAAATTGCATTGAGATTGTCGCCTAA
- the LOC113722847 gene encoding cyclin-dependent protein kinase inhibitor SMR6, producing the protein MGFSKKHQGEGGGKELDGKKWVIAGITIRAPMKSISTKGKGEYEEADGRSTTPTARESRIPERLPCPPAPRKRRPTSTCHFNGGREFFIPPDLESVFIRHVERAN; encoded by the coding sequence ATGGGTTTCTCAAAGAAGCATCAGGGAGAAGGAGGAGGAAAGGAACTGGACGGCAAGAAATGGGTGATAGCCGGAATAACAATAAGGGCTCCCATGAAATCGATATCTACCAAGGGTAAGGGGGAGTACGAGGAAGCTGATGGGCGGTCAACAACTCCAACTGCGAGAGAATCAAGGATACCGGAGAGATTGCCTTGCCCGCCAGCCCCAAGGAAGCGCCGGCCTACTTCAACGTGCCATTTTAATGGTGGCAGAGAGTTTTTTATTCCTCCAGACCTTGAATCAGTTTTTATACGTCATGTCGAGAGAGCCAATTGA